A region from the Rosa rugosa chromosome 6, drRosRugo1.1, whole genome shotgun sequence genome encodes:
- the LOC133718452 gene encoding uncharacterized protein LOC133718452 isoform X3, which translates to MKRRRRKKAMGHHQRVLELCISHLLKSSLGTACGFLWYIQQLKVSSFVLMEDCSSSEISMDKWLTAEHRVQEILWAVQPNVASEWRRRELIDYVQRIIKGHFGTEVLSFGSVPLKTYLPDGDIDLTVLCHRNQEEDLARAICSRLQGEPKEPGFLVEDVKYVYAKVKIIKCTVNNIAVDISFNQVAGLCTLCFLEQVDQVIGRDHLFKKSIILIKAWCYYESRTVGAPHGLISTYALETLVLYIINLFHSSLHGPLQVLHIFLEYYSKFDWTNYCISINGPVSLSSVLKIRETPENEGENLLFTKEFLKKCRVAFSDPRRISEARLQEFPIKCFNVVDPLKDNNNLGRSVTSGNFTRIKSAFAFGENELRRILALPGESIGQELQKDFFRVTLNRNGRGQRPDLQAPVPAFGSGRYVQSNLTGDFDYYYGGILYAQWLHDESLHLSSHPSPPPSQVQNNTTWNARTWSVNVFDQMSMNARALPFYHHCASQQTAHIRTLPGTGMYIPDPSPHYRQMYSRARGRNESKNRRVMMKPPQKVNQSETSTGVHVSSIDLSLEEVPHLPGIQPPPPPQVSQSGKPWPSLQSQVPPQTNEDHKLGVLGPASLPLGMHSLEAKADSCSSYASTEGPCNGNAKSTSTFKH; encoded by the exons atgaagcgcAGGAGAAGAAAGAAAGCCATGGGGCATCATcaaag GGTTCTAGAACTGTGCATCAGTCACTTGTTAAAATCCTCGCTTGGAACTGCCTGTGGATTCCTTTGGTATATTCAACAGCTCAAAGTTTCATCTTTTGTGCTGATGGAAGATTGCTCTTCTTCTGAAATATCAATGGATAAATGGTTGACAGCTGAGCATAGGGTCCAAGAGATTTTATGGGCTGTTCAACCTAATGTAGCCTCTGAGTGGAGGAGGAGGGAGCTAATCGATTATGTTCAAAGGATAATCAAAGGTCATTTCGGAACTGAG GTGTTGTCCTTTGGCTCAGTTCCTTTAAAAACGTATCTCCCTGATGGAGATATTGATTTGACAGTACTCTGTCATCGGAACCAGGAGGAAGACTTAGCTAGGGCTATCTGCAGTCGCCTTCAAGGTGAACCTAAGGAACCTGGGTTTCTGGTTGAAGATGTTAAATATGTTTATGCAAAG GTTAAGATCATAAAATGCACTGTGAATAATATAGCAGTTGATATTTCATTTAATCAGGTGGCTGGGCTGTGTACACTGTGCTTTCTGGAGCAG GTGGACCAGGTCATTGGAAGAGACCACCTTTTTAAAAAGAGTATAATCTTGATCAAAGCTTGGTGCTATTATGAGAGCCGAACTGTTGGTGCACCCCATGGCTTGATTTCAACATATGCCCTAGAAACACTGGTCTTGTATATCATCAATCTCTTTCATTCATCACTCCATGGACCTCTACAG GTTCTTCATATATTTTTGGAATACTATAGCAAATTTGATTGGACAAATTATTGCATCAGTATAAATGGTCCGGTTTCCTTATCATCCGTTCTTAAAATCAGAG AGACACCAGAAAATGAGGGGGAGAATTTACTGTTCACCAAGGAATTTTTGAAGAAATGTAGAGTTGCATTTTCAGATCCAAGAAGAATCAGTGAAGCTAGACTGCAGGAATTCCCAATCAAGTGCTTCAACGTAGTGGATCCTCTAAAAGACAACAACAATCTAGGCCGTAGTGTTACTTCAG GAAACTTCACTCGCATTAAATCTGCTTTTGCATTTGGAGAAAATGAGCTCAGGAGAATTCTAGCGCTACCGGGTGAAAGCATTGGCCAAGAACTTCAAAAAGATTTTTTTCGCGTCACTTTAAATAGGAATGGGAGGGGACAAAGACCAGATTTGCAAGCTCCTGTACCAGCATTTGGTAGTGGAAGATATGTACAATCTAACCTCACTGGGGACTTTGATTATTATTATGGGGGAATATTGTATGCGCAGTGGCTTCATGATGAAAGCTTACATCTTTCTTCACACCCAAGTCCGCCACCTTCTCAAGTCCAGAATAACACCACATGGAATGCCAGGACTTGGTCAGTGAATGTCTTTGATCAAATGTCAATGAATGCACGTGCATTACCTTTCTATCATCACTGTGCTTCCCAACAGACTGCTCATATAAGGACATTGCCAGGAACTGGCATGTACATACCTGATCCG AGTCCTCATTACAGACAGATGTATTCAAGGGCGAGGGGAAGGAACGAGTCTAAAAATCGTCGGGTGATGATGAAACCACCCCAAAAGGTTAACCAGTCAGAAACAAGTACTGGTGTACATGTAAGCAGCATTGATCTTTCACTTGAGGAAGTTCCACATCTTCCAGGCATTCAACCGCCCCCACCTCCACAAGTCTCTCAATCTGGTAAGCCCTGGCCATCTCTTCAATCCCAGGTGCCCCCTCAGACCAATGAGGATCATAAGCTTGGGGTTTTGGGGCCTGCATCATTGCCTTTGGGAATGCATTCACTTGAAGCAAAGGCAGATTCTTGTAGTTCATATGCTAGCACCGAAGGTCCCTGTAATGGGAATGCCAAGTCAACAAGTACGTTCAAGCATTGA
- the LOC133718452 gene encoding uncharacterized protein LOC133718452 isoform X2, whose amino-acid sequence MIFQLLFIDSKFPWITKFWVLELCISHLLKSSLGTACGFLWYIQQLKVSSFVLMEDCSSSEISMDKWLTAEHRVQEILWAVQPNVASEWRRRELIDYVQRIIKGHFGTEVLSFGSVPLKTYLPDGDIDLTVLCHRNQEEDLARAICSRLQGEPKEPGFLVEDVKYVYAKVKIIKCTVNNIAVDISFNQVAGLCTLCFLEQVDQVIGRDHLFKKSIILIKAWCYYESRTVGAPHGLISTYALETLVLYIINLFHSSLHGPLQVLHIFLEYYSKFDWTNYCISINGPVSLSSVLKIRENEGENLLFTKEFLKKCRVAFSDPRRISEARLQEFPIKCFNVVDPLKDNNNLGRSVTSGNFTRIKSAFAFGENELRRILALPGESIGQELQKDFFRVTLNRNGRGQRPDLQAPVPAFGSGRYVQSNLTGDFDYYYGGILYAQWLHDESLHLSSHPSPPPSQVQNNTTWNARTWSVNVFDQMSMNARALPFYHHCASQQTAHIRTLPGTGMYIPDPSPHYRQMYSRARGRNESKNRRVMMKPPQKVNQSETSTGVHVSSIDLSLEEVPHLPGIQPPPPPQVSQSGKPWPSLQSQVPPQTNEDHKLGVLGPASLPLGMHSLEAKADSCSSYASTEGPCNGNAKSTSTFKH is encoded by the exons ATG ATATTTCAATTGCTATTCATCGACTCAAAATTCCCTTGGATCACAAAGTTTTG GGTTCTAGAACTGTGCATCAGTCACTTGTTAAAATCCTCGCTTGGAACTGCCTGTGGATTCCTTTGGTATATTCAACAGCTCAAAGTTTCATCTTTTGTGCTGATGGAAGATTGCTCTTCTTCTGAAATATCAATGGATAAATGGTTGACAGCTGAGCATAGGGTCCAAGAGATTTTATGGGCTGTTCAACCTAATGTAGCCTCTGAGTGGAGGAGGAGGGAGCTAATCGATTATGTTCAAAGGATAATCAAAGGTCATTTCGGAACTGAG GTGTTGTCCTTTGGCTCAGTTCCTTTAAAAACGTATCTCCCTGATGGAGATATTGATTTGACAGTACTCTGTCATCGGAACCAGGAGGAAGACTTAGCTAGGGCTATCTGCAGTCGCCTTCAAGGTGAACCTAAGGAACCTGGGTTTCTGGTTGAAGATGTTAAATATGTTTATGCAAAG GTTAAGATCATAAAATGCACTGTGAATAATATAGCAGTTGATATTTCATTTAATCAGGTGGCTGGGCTGTGTACACTGTGCTTTCTGGAGCAG GTGGACCAGGTCATTGGAAGAGACCACCTTTTTAAAAAGAGTATAATCTTGATCAAAGCTTGGTGCTATTATGAGAGCCGAACTGTTGGTGCACCCCATGGCTTGATTTCAACATATGCCCTAGAAACACTGGTCTTGTATATCATCAATCTCTTTCATTCATCACTCCATGGACCTCTACAG GTTCTTCATATATTTTTGGAATACTATAGCAAATTTGATTGGACAAATTATTGCATCAGTATAAATGGTCCGGTTTCCTTATCATCCGTTCTTAAAATCAGAG AAAATGAGGGGGAGAATTTACTGTTCACCAAGGAATTTTTGAAGAAATGTAGAGTTGCATTTTCAGATCCAAGAAGAATCAGTGAAGCTAGACTGCAGGAATTCCCAATCAAGTGCTTCAACGTAGTGGATCCTCTAAAAGACAACAACAATCTAGGCCGTAGTGTTACTTCAG GAAACTTCACTCGCATTAAATCTGCTTTTGCATTTGGAGAAAATGAGCTCAGGAGAATTCTAGCGCTACCGGGTGAAAGCATTGGCCAAGAACTTCAAAAAGATTTTTTTCGCGTCACTTTAAATAGGAATGGGAGGGGACAAAGACCAGATTTGCAAGCTCCTGTACCAGCATTTGGTAGTGGAAGATATGTACAATCTAACCTCACTGGGGACTTTGATTATTATTATGGGGGAATATTGTATGCGCAGTGGCTTCATGATGAAAGCTTACATCTTTCTTCACACCCAAGTCCGCCACCTTCTCAAGTCCAGAATAACACCACATGGAATGCCAGGACTTGGTCAGTGAATGTCTTTGATCAAATGTCAATGAATGCACGTGCATTACCTTTCTATCATCACTGTGCTTCCCAACAGACTGCTCATATAAGGACATTGCCAGGAACTGGCATGTACATACCTGATCCG AGTCCTCATTACAGACAGATGTATTCAAGGGCGAGGGGAAGGAACGAGTCTAAAAATCGTCGGGTGATGATGAAACCACCCCAAAAGGTTAACCAGTCAGAAACAAGTACTGGTGTACATGTAAGCAGCATTGATCTTTCACTTGAGGAAGTTCCACATCTTCCAGGCATTCAACCGCCCCCACCTCCACAAGTCTCTCAATCTGGTAAGCCCTGGCCATCTCTTCAATCCCAGGTGCCCCCTCAGACCAATGAGGATCATAAGCTTGGGGTTTTGGGGCCTGCATCATTGCCTTTGGGAATGCATTCACTTGAAGCAAAGGCAGATTCTTGTAGTTCATATGCTAGCACCGAAGGTCCCTGTAATGGGAATGCCAAGTCAACAAGTACGTTCAAGCATTGA
- the LOC133718452 gene encoding uncharacterized protein LOC133718452 isoform X1: MIFQLLFIDSKFPWITKFWVLELCISHLLKSSLGTACGFLWYIQQLKVSSFVLMEDCSSSEISMDKWLTAEHRVQEILWAVQPNVASEWRRRELIDYVQRIIKGHFGTEVLSFGSVPLKTYLPDGDIDLTVLCHRNQEEDLARAICSRLQGEPKEPGFLVEDVKYVYAKVKIIKCTVNNIAVDISFNQVAGLCTLCFLEQVDQVIGRDHLFKKSIILIKAWCYYESRTVGAPHGLISTYALETLVLYIINLFHSSLHGPLQVLHIFLEYYSKFDWTNYCISINGPVSLSSVLKIRETPENEGENLLFTKEFLKKCRVAFSDPRRISEARLQEFPIKCFNVVDPLKDNNNLGRSVTSGNFTRIKSAFAFGENELRRILALPGESIGQELQKDFFRVTLNRNGRGQRPDLQAPVPAFGSGRYVQSNLTGDFDYYYGGILYAQWLHDESLHLSSHPSPPPSQVQNNTTWNARTWSVNVFDQMSMNARALPFYHHCASQQTAHIRTLPGTGMYIPDPSPHYRQMYSRARGRNESKNRRVMMKPPQKVNQSETSTGVHVSSIDLSLEEVPHLPGIQPPPPPQVSQSGKPWPSLQSQVPPQTNEDHKLGVLGPASLPLGMHSLEAKADSCSSYASTEGPCNGNAKSTSTFKH, from the exons ATG ATATTTCAATTGCTATTCATCGACTCAAAATTCCCTTGGATCACAAAGTTTTG GGTTCTAGAACTGTGCATCAGTCACTTGTTAAAATCCTCGCTTGGAACTGCCTGTGGATTCCTTTGGTATATTCAACAGCTCAAAGTTTCATCTTTTGTGCTGATGGAAGATTGCTCTTCTTCTGAAATATCAATGGATAAATGGTTGACAGCTGAGCATAGGGTCCAAGAGATTTTATGGGCTGTTCAACCTAATGTAGCCTCTGAGTGGAGGAGGAGGGAGCTAATCGATTATGTTCAAAGGATAATCAAAGGTCATTTCGGAACTGAG GTGTTGTCCTTTGGCTCAGTTCCTTTAAAAACGTATCTCCCTGATGGAGATATTGATTTGACAGTACTCTGTCATCGGAACCAGGAGGAAGACTTAGCTAGGGCTATCTGCAGTCGCCTTCAAGGTGAACCTAAGGAACCTGGGTTTCTGGTTGAAGATGTTAAATATGTTTATGCAAAG GTTAAGATCATAAAATGCACTGTGAATAATATAGCAGTTGATATTTCATTTAATCAGGTGGCTGGGCTGTGTACACTGTGCTTTCTGGAGCAG GTGGACCAGGTCATTGGAAGAGACCACCTTTTTAAAAAGAGTATAATCTTGATCAAAGCTTGGTGCTATTATGAGAGCCGAACTGTTGGTGCACCCCATGGCTTGATTTCAACATATGCCCTAGAAACACTGGTCTTGTATATCATCAATCTCTTTCATTCATCACTCCATGGACCTCTACAG GTTCTTCATATATTTTTGGAATACTATAGCAAATTTGATTGGACAAATTATTGCATCAGTATAAATGGTCCGGTTTCCTTATCATCCGTTCTTAAAATCAGAG AGACACCAGAAAATGAGGGGGAGAATTTACTGTTCACCAAGGAATTTTTGAAGAAATGTAGAGTTGCATTTTCAGATCCAAGAAGAATCAGTGAAGCTAGACTGCAGGAATTCCCAATCAAGTGCTTCAACGTAGTGGATCCTCTAAAAGACAACAACAATCTAGGCCGTAGTGTTACTTCAG GAAACTTCACTCGCATTAAATCTGCTTTTGCATTTGGAGAAAATGAGCTCAGGAGAATTCTAGCGCTACCGGGTGAAAGCATTGGCCAAGAACTTCAAAAAGATTTTTTTCGCGTCACTTTAAATAGGAATGGGAGGGGACAAAGACCAGATTTGCAAGCTCCTGTACCAGCATTTGGTAGTGGAAGATATGTACAATCTAACCTCACTGGGGACTTTGATTATTATTATGGGGGAATATTGTATGCGCAGTGGCTTCATGATGAAAGCTTACATCTTTCTTCACACCCAAGTCCGCCACCTTCTCAAGTCCAGAATAACACCACATGGAATGCCAGGACTTGGTCAGTGAATGTCTTTGATCAAATGTCAATGAATGCACGTGCATTACCTTTCTATCATCACTGTGCTTCCCAACAGACTGCTCATATAAGGACATTGCCAGGAACTGGCATGTACATACCTGATCCG AGTCCTCATTACAGACAGATGTATTCAAGGGCGAGGGGAAGGAACGAGTCTAAAAATCGTCGGGTGATGATGAAACCACCCCAAAAGGTTAACCAGTCAGAAACAAGTACTGGTGTACATGTAAGCAGCATTGATCTTTCACTTGAGGAAGTTCCACATCTTCCAGGCATTCAACCGCCCCCACCTCCACAAGTCTCTCAATCTGGTAAGCCCTGGCCATCTCTTCAATCCCAGGTGCCCCCTCAGACCAATGAGGATCATAAGCTTGGGGTTTTGGGGCCTGCATCATTGCCTTTGGGAATGCATTCACTTGAAGCAAAGGCAGATTCTTGTAGTTCATATGCTAGCACCGAAGGTCCCTGTAATGGGAATGCCAAGTCAACAAGTACGTTCAAGCATTGA
- the LOC133718452 gene encoding uncharacterized protein LOC133718452 isoform X5 encodes MVLSFGSVPLKTYLPDGDIDLTVLCHRNQEEDLARAICSRLQGEPKEPGFLVEDVKYVYAKVKIIKCTVNNIAVDISFNQVAGLCTLCFLEQVDQVIGRDHLFKKSIILIKAWCYYESRTVGAPHGLISTYALETLVLYIINLFHSSLHGPLQVLHIFLEYYSKFDWTNYCISINGPVSLSSVLKIRETPENEGENLLFTKEFLKKCRVAFSDPRRISEARLQEFPIKCFNVVDPLKDNNNLGRSVTSGNFTRIKSAFAFGENELRRILALPGESIGQELQKDFFRVTLNRNGRGQRPDLQAPVPAFGSGRYVQSNLTGDFDYYYGGILYAQWLHDESLHLSSHPSPPPSQVQNNTTWNARTWSVNVFDQMSMNARALPFYHHCASQQTAHIRTLPGTGMYIPDPSPHYRQMYSRARGRNESKNRRVMMKPPQKVNQSETSTGVHVSSIDLSLEEVPHLPGIQPPPPPQVSQSGKPWPSLQSQVPPQTNEDHKLGVLGPASLPLGMHSLEAKADSCSSYASTEGPCNGNAKSTSTFKH; translated from the exons ATG GTGTTGTCCTTTGGCTCAGTTCCTTTAAAAACGTATCTCCCTGATGGAGATATTGATTTGACAGTACTCTGTCATCGGAACCAGGAGGAAGACTTAGCTAGGGCTATCTGCAGTCGCCTTCAAGGTGAACCTAAGGAACCTGGGTTTCTGGTTGAAGATGTTAAATATGTTTATGCAAAG GTTAAGATCATAAAATGCACTGTGAATAATATAGCAGTTGATATTTCATTTAATCAGGTGGCTGGGCTGTGTACACTGTGCTTTCTGGAGCAG GTGGACCAGGTCATTGGAAGAGACCACCTTTTTAAAAAGAGTATAATCTTGATCAAAGCTTGGTGCTATTATGAGAGCCGAACTGTTGGTGCACCCCATGGCTTGATTTCAACATATGCCCTAGAAACACTGGTCTTGTATATCATCAATCTCTTTCATTCATCACTCCATGGACCTCTACAG GTTCTTCATATATTTTTGGAATACTATAGCAAATTTGATTGGACAAATTATTGCATCAGTATAAATGGTCCGGTTTCCTTATCATCCGTTCTTAAAATCAGAG AGACACCAGAAAATGAGGGGGAGAATTTACTGTTCACCAAGGAATTTTTGAAGAAATGTAGAGTTGCATTTTCAGATCCAAGAAGAATCAGTGAAGCTAGACTGCAGGAATTCCCAATCAAGTGCTTCAACGTAGTGGATCCTCTAAAAGACAACAACAATCTAGGCCGTAGTGTTACTTCAG GAAACTTCACTCGCATTAAATCTGCTTTTGCATTTGGAGAAAATGAGCTCAGGAGAATTCTAGCGCTACCGGGTGAAAGCATTGGCCAAGAACTTCAAAAAGATTTTTTTCGCGTCACTTTAAATAGGAATGGGAGGGGACAAAGACCAGATTTGCAAGCTCCTGTACCAGCATTTGGTAGTGGAAGATATGTACAATCTAACCTCACTGGGGACTTTGATTATTATTATGGGGGAATATTGTATGCGCAGTGGCTTCATGATGAAAGCTTACATCTTTCTTCACACCCAAGTCCGCCACCTTCTCAAGTCCAGAATAACACCACATGGAATGCCAGGACTTGGTCAGTGAATGTCTTTGATCAAATGTCAATGAATGCACGTGCATTACCTTTCTATCATCACTGTGCTTCCCAACAGACTGCTCATATAAGGACATTGCCAGGAACTGGCATGTACATACCTGATCCG AGTCCTCATTACAGACAGATGTATTCAAGGGCGAGGGGAAGGAACGAGTCTAAAAATCGTCGGGTGATGATGAAACCACCCCAAAAGGTTAACCAGTCAGAAACAAGTACTGGTGTACATGTAAGCAGCATTGATCTTTCACTTGAGGAAGTTCCACATCTTCCAGGCATTCAACCGCCCCCACCTCCACAAGTCTCTCAATCTGGTAAGCCCTGGCCATCTCTTCAATCCCAGGTGCCCCCTCAGACCAATGAGGATCATAAGCTTGGGGTTTTGGGGCCTGCATCATTGCCTTTGGGAATGCATTCACTTGAAGCAAAGGCAGATTCTTGTAGTTCATATGCTAGCACCGAAGGTCCCTGTAATGGGAATGCCAAGTCAACAAGTACGTTCAAGCATTGA
- the LOC133718452 gene encoding uncharacterized protein LOC133718452 isoform X4, whose amino-acid sequence MEDCSSSEISMDKWLTAEHRVQEILWAVQPNVASEWRRRELIDYVQRIIKGHFGTEVLSFGSVPLKTYLPDGDIDLTVLCHRNQEEDLARAICSRLQGEPKEPGFLVEDVKYVYAKVKIIKCTVNNIAVDISFNQVAGLCTLCFLEQVDQVIGRDHLFKKSIILIKAWCYYESRTVGAPHGLISTYALETLVLYIINLFHSSLHGPLQVLHIFLEYYSKFDWTNYCISINGPVSLSSVLKIRETPENEGENLLFTKEFLKKCRVAFSDPRRISEARLQEFPIKCFNVVDPLKDNNNLGRSVTSGNFTRIKSAFAFGENELRRILALPGESIGQELQKDFFRVTLNRNGRGQRPDLQAPVPAFGSGRYVQSNLTGDFDYYYGGILYAQWLHDESLHLSSHPSPPPSQVQNNTTWNARTWSVNVFDQMSMNARALPFYHHCASQQTAHIRTLPGTGMYIPDPSPHYRQMYSRARGRNESKNRRVMMKPPQKVNQSETSTGVHVSSIDLSLEEVPHLPGIQPPPPPQVSQSGKPWPSLQSQVPPQTNEDHKLGVLGPASLPLGMHSLEAKADSCSSYASTEGPCNGNAKSTSTFKH is encoded by the exons ATGGAAGATTGCTCTTCTTCTGAAATATCAATGGATAAATGGTTGACAGCTGAGCATAGGGTCCAAGAGATTTTATGGGCTGTTCAACCTAATGTAGCCTCTGAGTGGAGGAGGAGGGAGCTAATCGATTATGTTCAAAGGATAATCAAAGGTCATTTCGGAACTGAG GTGTTGTCCTTTGGCTCAGTTCCTTTAAAAACGTATCTCCCTGATGGAGATATTGATTTGACAGTACTCTGTCATCGGAACCAGGAGGAAGACTTAGCTAGGGCTATCTGCAGTCGCCTTCAAGGTGAACCTAAGGAACCTGGGTTTCTGGTTGAAGATGTTAAATATGTTTATGCAAAG GTTAAGATCATAAAATGCACTGTGAATAATATAGCAGTTGATATTTCATTTAATCAGGTGGCTGGGCTGTGTACACTGTGCTTTCTGGAGCAG GTGGACCAGGTCATTGGAAGAGACCACCTTTTTAAAAAGAGTATAATCTTGATCAAAGCTTGGTGCTATTATGAGAGCCGAACTGTTGGTGCACCCCATGGCTTGATTTCAACATATGCCCTAGAAACACTGGTCTTGTATATCATCAATCTCTTTCATTCATCACTCCATGGACCTCTACAG GTTCTTCATATATTTTTGGAATACTATAGCAAATTTGATTGGACAAATTATTGCATCAGTATAAATGGTCCGGTTTCCTTATCATCCGTTCTTAAAATCAGAG AGACACCAGAAAATGAGGGGGAGAATTTACTGTTCACCAAGGAATTTTTGAAGAAATGTAGAGTTGCATTTTCAGATCCAAGAAGAATCAGTGAAGCTAGACTGCAGGAATTCCCAATCAAGTGCTTCAACGTAGTGGATCCTCTAAAAGACAACAACAATCTAGGCCGTAGTGTTACTTCAG GAAACTTCACTCGCATTAAATCTGCTTTTGCATTTGGAGAAAATGAGCTCAGGAGAATTCTAGCGCTACCGGGTGAAAGCATTGGCCAAGAACTTCAAAAAGATTTTTTTCGCGTCACTTTAAATAGGAATGGGAGGGGACAAAGACCAGATTTGCAAGCTCCTGTACCAGCATTTGGTAGTGGAAGATATGTACAATCTAACCTCACTGGGGACTTTGATTATTATTATGGGGGAATATTGTATGCGCAGTGGCTTCATGATGAAAGCTTACATCTTTCTTCACACCCAAGTCCGCCACCTTCTCAAGTCCAGAATAACACCACATGGAATGCCAGGACTTGGTCAGTGAATGTCTTTGATCAAATGTCAATGAATGCACGTGCATTACCTTTCTATCATCACTGTGCTTCCCAACAGACTGCTCATATAAGGACATTGCCAGGAACTGGCATGTACATACCTGATCCG AGTCCTCATTACAGACAGATGTATTCAAGGGCGAGGGGAAGGAACGAGTCTAAAAATCGTCGGGTGATGATGAAACCACCCCAAAAGGTTAACCAGTCAGAAACAAGTACTGGTGTACATGTAAGCAGCATTGATCTTTCACTTGAGGAAGTTCCACATCTTCCAGGCATTCAACCGCCCCCACCTCCACAAGTCTCTCAATCTGGTAAGCCCTGGCCATCTCTTCAATCCCAGGTGCCCCCTCAGACCAATGAGGATCATAAGCTTGGGGTTTTGGGGCCTGCATCATTGCCTTTGGGAATGCATTCACTTGAAGCAAAGGCAGATTCTTGTAGTTCATATGCTAGCACCGAAGGTCCCTGTAATGGGAATGCCAAGTCAACAAGTACGTTCAAGCATTGA